A window of Juglans regia cultivar Chandler chromosome 7, Walnut 2.0, whole genome shotgun sequence contains these coding sequences:
- the LOC108987177 gene encoding U-box domain-containing protein 5-like, which produces MGSDIAEVVDKLPDPYAFKLPLLKYKELKKLLDRISTVLPLIEAAQPPGSSGIEALGSLNVAIEKAMQFYKSCSRSSKLYLAVRGKTIASICQRSKNLLEESLGQIQTMVPHELAEEISHITDDLTGANFTLNSSEEEATKAVKRFLLQIASASHLMETSEIKALQLAASTLDITSPDAIRREKKSINKRLEDKYSDPTDKDTLNSLLHLLKKYGHLFLQEPSANGVQHEEAIAFEKCGRSSTYSQSVEVESQIRCQHHEVQIDFSSRGIPPEEFKCPISSRLMRDPVVIASGQTFERMNIQKWFDGGNEICPKTKIKLAHLSLTPNTAMKDLITKWCMANAVTIPDPTMPSEILNSWETSSTSIVSFGSSMNDLRLPMDLSNMSVGSLDSSYALDSSQSYIVDSSQSYALDSSQSYALDSSHTMSTKEVQKSHSYAKIHEIDMKYLSKLAELQWQSQCKVVEDVKNHLNESDQACHSMSSDNFVRPLVRFLKDALHLHDVKAQQAGSQLLSAFVRKNRSGISYLCEEAFSLLATFLISEVTEEALDILEFLSSHPHCKAKIAASGALTSILKMLNSDNRDCQERAIKILCNLSSDCDICSHIVSLECIPKLVPFLVDSTLAGNCVIILKNLCCTDEGRVSIAETNGCVASVAALVAAGSLEEQENAVSVLLSLCSHRVQYRQLVMRTQEDVIPALFDISVNGSDNGKVSARGLLRCLRDVKHNDDRECSGSDMGAFRDSTNLSKGRNSSKASGFLGRISIFSKPKKK; this is translated from the exons ATGGGGTCTGATATTGCTGAAGTAGTGGACAAACTGCCAGACCCTTATGCTTTTAAG CTGCCATTATTAAAGTACAAAGAACTGAAGAAATTGCTTGATAGAATATCAACAGTACTTCCACTTATAGAAGCGGCTCAGCCTCCAGGCTCTTCAGGAATAGAGGCACTAGGCTCGTTAAACGTTGCAATTGAGAAAGCCATGCAATTTTACAAGTCCTGCTCAAGATCCAGTAAACTTTACCTG GCAGTAAGAGGGAAAACAATAGCCTCAATATGTCAAAGATCAAAGAATTTGTTGGAGGAAAGTTTAGGTCAAATTCAAACCATGGTTCCACATGAGTTGGCTGAAGAG ATCTCTCACATCACGGATGATCTTACGGGTGCAAATTTTACCCTGAACTCATCTGAAGAAGAGGCTACCAAGGCTGTCAAAAGATTTCTCCTGCAGATCGCTTCTGCATCACACTTAATGGAAACCTCTGAAATTAAAGCTCTTCAACTGGCAGCTTCAACGCTTGATATCACATCCCCAGATGCTATCCGGAGAGAGAAAAAGTCCATCAATAAGAGGCTTGAAGATAAGTACAGTGACCCAACAGATAAAGATACTTTAAATTCACTTTTGCATCTACTAAAGAAGTATGGACACTTATTCCTGCAAGAGCCATCGGCAAATGGCGTTCAGCATGAAGAAGCGATTGCTTTTGAGAAGTGCGGACGTAGTTCAACCTATAGCCAATCTGTGGAAGTCGAATCCCAGATCAGATGCCAGCATCATGAAGTTCAAATTGACTTCTCAAGTAGAGGTATACCTCCTGAGGAATTTAAGTGTCCTATATCTTCAAGATTGATGCGTGATCCTGTTGTAATTGCTTCTGGACAAACATTTGAGAGGATGAACATACAGAAGTGGTTTGATGGAGGTAATGAAATATGCCCAAAGACTAAAATAAAACTGGCCCATTTGTCATTGACACCAAACACGGCCATGAAGGATTTAATAACAAAGTGGTGCATGGCGAATGCAGTCACCATTCCTGACCCAACTATGCCATCAGAAATTCTTAACTCTTGGGAAACTTCTTCCACTTCCATTGTTAGCTTTGGCAGTTCTATGAATGATCTACGTCTTCCAATGGATCTCAGCAATATGTCAGTCGGATCTTTAGATTCTAGTTACGCTTTGGATTCATCTCAAAGTTACATTGTGGATTCATCACAAAGTTATGCTTTGGATTCATCTCAAAGTTACGCTTTGGATTCATCACACACCATGTCGACAAAAGAGGTGCAAAAAAGCCACTCGTATGCAAAGATACATGAGATAGATATGAAATATCTATCTAAACTGGCTGAACTTCAGTGGCAGAGCCAGTGCAAAGTTGTTGAAGATGTCAAAAACCATCTGAATGAAAGTGACCAAGCATGTCATTCTATGTCATCTGACAATTTTGTTAGACCCCTTGTTAGATTTTTGAAGGATGCACTTCATCTGCATGATGTAAAAGCTCAGCAAGCTGGATCTCAGTTGTTGTCGGCATTTGTGCGCAAGAACAG AAGTGGGATCTCATACTTATGCGAAGAAGCATTTAGTCTCTTGGCCACTTTTCTTATTTCAGAAGTAACAGAAGAAGCTCTAGACATACTGGAATTTTTGTCAAGCCACCCGCATTGCAAGGCTAAAATTGCAGCATCTGGTGCTTTAACTTCCATCCTAAAGATGCTCAACTCCGACAATAGAGATTGCCAGGAACGTGCTATCAAAATTCTATGCAATTTGTCCTCAGATTGTGATATCTGCTCTCACATTGTGTCTTTGGAATGCATCCCAAAACTGGTTCCTTTCTTAGTTGACAGCACTCTTGcaggaaattgtgtgattatatTGAAGAATTTATGCTGTACAGATGAAGGTAGGGTTTCTATTGCTGAAACTAATGGTTGTGTTGCTTCTGTTGCTGCACTAGTTGCAGCTGGTAGTCTTGAGGAACAAGAAAATGCAGTCTCTGTTCTCCTTTCACTGTGCTCTCATCGTGTTCAGTATCGTCAGTTAGTCATGCGCACGCAGGAGGATGTCATTCCTGCACTTTTTGATATATCCGTCAATGGTAGTGACAATGGCAAGGTGAGTGCAAGGGGATTGCTGCGGTGCTTAAGAGATGTCAAGCATAATGATGATCGAGAGTGCTCTGGATCTGATATGGGTGCCTTTAGAGACTCTACGAATCTCTCTAAAGGAAGAAATTCATCAAAGGCATCCGGATTTCTTGGAAGGATATCAATcttttcaaaacccaaaaagaaatga
- the LOC108987168 gene encoding protein FAR1-RELATED SEQUENCE 5-like: MRAELHMDDKRVKKWRKEIWGRNWESKTIGKQQHEDEPRRQSRTVTSNGGTCGSRATLGKKVVLGSKRSETVNPDGTARGGRRFTLARWSVGFTRINTGYPFQYGMRPPTPPMATSSGTTERFEEDTPGCRETEAPCFSSRLDEQGEEDRPDLGETGDGTAETPPLDRMDGSDMIEEPKAGMEFDSFEELMSYYKIYAKKCGFGSMTQRSERDDEGSVRYVTLGCARGGKARNRTMNVAKPRPTGKTDCKVRINVLKVKGKMQLTTVHNTHNHGLSPQKSRFFRCNREVSETVKRVLDTNDIAGIRMNKSFGSLVVGAGGFENLPFLKKDCRNYIDKARHLRLGAGGAGALQDYFCRMQYKNPGFFALMDLDDDERLKNVFWADPRSRAAYQDFGDVVTFDTTYLTNRYGMPFAPFVGVNHHGQSILLGAGLISSEDTETFTWLFRTWLQCMDGIAPPAIITDQDRAMKNAIAIVFPKTRHRFCLWHILKKVPEKLGSHRAYKSGLKTQLMKCVYDTQTIEEFEISWEEVIKTYNLEENVWLQSLYAERTHWVPVFLKEYFWAGMSTTQQSESMNAFFDGYVHANTNLNEFVDQYDNALRKKIENEISSDFHSFSVTIPCISRSPIEKRFQELYTNAKFRKVQQQVMGVLDMDSSLRRRDGVKKTYLVEDEISVEEFTKHVTYYVDFNEEDCDVKCSCGLFQMKGILCRHVLAIFKCNGIKYLPDRYILDRWRKDIKRRYTLVHSTYDTGNQREDTNRYSSLLNICYRMITHAAGSKEHTEDATKKLYAMIDLYHGNQEPPSMTQTQSNVGLTTNDTPTVGSSQQVLSPRVVRGKGRPSSLRRASRMEQEMRKVKARTKKSTVKGKSKERDGGDIESQNTCRNLFGPSEIDLDSEGNVQTIPVNSAFDISGFQNMVESQESKHDGFADGEEDSDDEDILMQQFLVSCIKNVKQSAAKKLSLTTHKKLMRLTATSFDAFENISSILFLSKDKHNREI; this comes from the exons ATGAGGGCGGAGCTACATATGGATGACAAGCGAgtgaaaaaatggaggaaagaaatCTGGGGAAGAAACTG GGAAAGTAAGACCATAGGGAAACAACAACATGAAGATGAGCCTAGACGTCAGAGTAGGACTGTCACTAGCAATGGTGGCACGTGCGGCTCACGCGCCACTCTAGGGAAGAAGGTAGTACTTGGATCTAAGAGATCCGAAACTGTTAACCCCGATGGTACTGCACGTGGTGGCAGAAGATTCACCTTGGCACGGTGGAGCGTGGGTTTCACGCGCATT AATACTGGTTATCCATTTCAATATGGGATGAGACCTCCGACTCCTCCCATGGCTACAAGCTCCGGAACAACCGAAAGATTTGAAGAGGATACACCCGGGTGTAGGGAAACTGAAGCGCCTTGTTTCTCCTCTAGGCTTGATGAACAAGGTGAAGAGGATAGGCCAGATTTAGGGGAAACTGGCGATGGCACTGCCGAGACACCTCCGTTAGACCGAATGGATGGTAGTGATATGATTGAGGAGCCAAAAGCGGGGATGGAGTTTGATtcttttgaggaattaatgaGCTATTATAAGATATATGCTAAGAAATGTGGGTTTGGATCCATGACACAAAGGAGTGAAAGGGATGACGAAGGGAGTGTCAGATATGTCACTCTTGGTTGTGCCCGTGGGGGGAAAGCTCGGAATAGGACAATGAATGTCGCCAAACCACGCCCGACAGGAAAGACTGACTGTAAGGTAAGGATTAATGTCTTAAAAGTTAAGGGGAAGATGCAGTTGACCACTGTTCATAATACCCACAATCACGGATTGAGTCCACAGAAATCTCGTTTCTTCCGATGTAATCGCGAAGTTAGTGAGACTGTAAAAAGGGTACTTGATACTAACGACATAGCTGGCATTCGAATGAACAAAAGTTTCGGATCTCTTGTTGTGGGTGCGGGAGGATTTGAGAATCTcccatttttgaaaaaagattgtCGCAATTACATCGATAAGGCGAGACATCTACGACTTGGagcaggtggtgctggagcactTCAAGACTATTTTTGTAGAATGCAGTATAAGAACCCCGGATTCTTTGccttgatggatttagatgatgatGAGAGATTGAAGAATGTCTTTTGGGCAGATCCACGCAGTAGGGCAGCTTATCAagattttggtgatgtggtaaCATTTGACACCACGTATTTAACAAACAGATACGGGATGCCCTTTGCTCcctttgttggtgtaaaccatcatgggCAATCCATTCTCTTGGGAGCAGGGTTAATTTCCAGTGAGGACACAGAGACTTTTACTTGGTTATTTCGGACTTGGctgcagtgtatggatggtatagccCCGCCAGCTATTATTACTGACCAAGacagagcaatgaaaaatgctattgcCATTGTATTTCCGAAAACCCGACATAGATTTTGCCTTTggcatatattaaaaaaagttccCGAGAAGCTTGGCTCTCATCGTGCCTACAAAAGTGGCCTGAAAACTCAactgatgaaatgtgtgtatgacactCAAACTATTGAAGAATTTGAGATATCGTGGGAAGAGGTAATTAAGACGTACAACTTGGAAGAAAATGTTTGGTTGCAAAGTTTGTACGCTGAGCGCACACATTGGGTACCAGTATTTTTGAAGGAATATTTTTGGGCTGGCATGAGTACAACACAACAGagcgaaagcatgaatgcatttttcgaCGGATATGTTCATGCGAATACAAACTTGAACGAGTTTGTCGACCAATACGACAATGCgttgagaaagaaaattgagaatgaaatcAGTTCGGACTTCCACTCATTCAGCGTTACGATACCATGCATCTCTAGATCTCCAATCGAGAAGAGATTCCAAGAGTTGTACACGAATGCAAAATTCAGGAAAGTTCAGCAGCAAGTTATGGGTGTACTCGATATGGATTCTTCTCTACGTAGAAGGGATGGTGTGAAGAAGACCTACTTGGTAGAAGATGAAATTTCTGTTGAGGAGTTCACGAAACATGTTACATATTACGTGGACTTTAATGAGGAAGATTGCGATGTAAAGTGTTCATGTGGGTTGTTTCAAATGAAGGGGATACTTTGTAGGCATGTCTTGGCCATATTCAAATGCAACGGGATAAAGTACTTGCCAGATAGGTATattttagatcgatggaggaaggacatcAAACGGAGATATACGTTAGTCCATAGTACTTATGACACAGGAAATCAACGGGAAGATACTAACAGATATTCAAGTCTGCTGAATATTTGTTATCGGATGATTACTCATGCAGCGGGTTCAAAAGAGCATACTGAAGATGCAACTAAGaagttatatgcaatgattgattTATATCATGGCAACCAAGAACCCCCGTCGATGACCCAAACTCAGTCCAATGTTGGTTTAACTACAAATGACACACCTACCGTTGGTAGTTCGCAGCAAGTACTCAGTCCACGAGTTGTGCGCGGAAAAGGTAGACCCTcatctctgaggagagcatccaggatggagcAAGAAATGCGGAAGGTTAAAGCGAGGACGAAGAAATCAACTGTAAAGGGAAAAAGTAAAGAG CGAGATGGAGGGGATATAGAATCTCAAAACACGTgtaggaatttatttggcccatctgagATAGATCTTGATTCTGAAGGAAACGTGCAG ACTATTCCAGTCAACTCAGCTTTTGACATTAGTGGATTCCAAAAtatggttgagagtcaagaaagt AAGCACGATGGTTTCGCTGAC